Sequence from the Leptospira johnsonii genome:
AAATTTTCATTTGATTTATGCTTCTGACACGATTCGAGAAAAGTTTCTCACCAGTTCCAATCCGTTTTGGGTCATGATGGACTCCGGATGGAATTGAACTCCGTATAAATGAGGTTTTGTCTTATGACGCACTCCCATGATGATCCCATCTTCCGTCTTGGAGGAAACTTCCAATACATCTGGAAGGCTTTCAGGTTGTATCACAAGGGAATGATATCGAGTGGCTAAAAAAGGAGAAGGCAAGGACTTATATATATCCTTTCCATCATGTTCTATCAAGCTTACTTTTCCGTGCATAATATTTGGAGCGTTTACGATCTTTCCGCCATAGACAAGTCCTATGGCTTGGTGACCTAAACATACACCTAAGATCGGAAGCTGTCCCGCTAATTCTTTTAAAATATCTATACAAACTCCTGAATCTTCAGGACGTCCCGGACCAGGGCTCAGTACGATCCCTTTCGGAGCCAATCTTTTGATCTCGTTTAGATCTATCTTATCGTTCCGAAAAACTTCTACCTTATTGCCTATCTGCGAAAAATACTGATACAGATTGTATGTAAAAGAATCGTAATTGTCCACGAGAAGGATCATCTATTCCATTCTCCTTTCAATCCGTTTCTTGCAAAGTCCACTGCTCGGAGTAATGCGGCCATTTTGTTTTTGGTCTCTTCTAATTCGCCTTCTGGAGAAGAATCATAAACAACTCCTCCTCCAGCTTGGACGAATGCCTTCTCTCCATAAAAAGAGATGGTACGAATGACGATCGCCATGTCCGTATCTCCCTGGTAGGAAATATAACCTAAGGCCCCGGAATAAATCCCTCTTCTGGTCCTTTCTAATTCGTCTATGATTTCCATAGCTCTGATCTTAGGTGCGCCTGAAACTGTTCCCGCAGGAAGAGTAGCTCGAAGAAGATCGTAAACCGATTTTCCTTCTTCCAAGATGCCGGAACATTGGCTTACGATATGCATTACGTGGGAATATTTTTCTATAATTTTAAAATCTTCTACTCGAACGCTTCCCGCTTCGCAAACCCTACCGAGGTCGTTCCTTCCTAAGTCTACGAGCATGATATGTTCTGCGATCTCTTTGGGATCCGCTAAAAGATTTTCTTCCAGAAGTTTGTCCGCTTCCGGATTGGCTCCTCTTGGTCTCGTACCTGCAATCGGCCGGAGGTAAGTTTTTCTATCCTTACATTTTACCATGATCTCAGGAGAAGATCCAACCAAGGAAATATCATCCAGCTTGAGGAAATACATATAAGGACTTGGATTTACGGTCCTTAATCCGCGATAAACTTGGAAAGGAGGAACTCCTGGTCGGAATTCCAACTTTCTAGATGGAACGACCTGAAAGATATCTCCCGCATAAATATATTCCTTCGCTTTCTGGACCGCTTTTTTATAGTCCTCGTCGGGAATATTAGGAGTGTATTCCAATTTCTCCTTAGTTACTAAAGGATGCTTAACCCAACCGGGAAGTTCTCCTTCTCTGATCTCTTTTTCAATCGCATCAATTCTTTCTAATGTAGCTTCGTAACAAGCTTTAGGATCTTCGTATTCGGAAAGACGAGCATTGACGACGATCCTTAATAGACGATCCACATGATCTACTACCAGTACTTCGTCGTATAAAGCAAAGTAAACATCTGGAGCAGGTTCATCTTCCGGTTTAGTATCTGGGATTTTTTCATAATAACGTACAGCTCCGAAGGAAAGAAAACCTACAGCCCCTCCTTGGAAAGAAGGAAGCCTATGATCCGGAACGTATTTGTCGTCTCCCATTGAATATTCCAATAGGAATAAGGGATCGTATGTGATGATCTCAGTTTCCGGTTCTTTTCTTTTGGAAACATAAAATAGACCGTTCTTACCGTAGAGCAATCTATACGGATCTTTTCCTAAGAAGGAATTCCTGCCTACATTCTCTCCGCCTTCTACTGATTCTAAAAGAAAA
This genomic interval carries:
- a CDS encoding anthranilate synthase component II: MILLVDNYDSFTYNLYQYFSQIGNKVEVFRNDKIDLNEIKRLAPKGIVLSPGPGRPEDSGVCIDILKELAGQLPILGVCLGHQAIGLVYGGKIVNAPNIMHGKVSLIEHDGKDIYKSLPSPFLATRYHSLVIQPESLPDVLEVSSKTEDGIIMGVRHKTKPHLYGVQFHPESIMTQNGLELVRNFSRIVSEA
- the trpE gene encoding anthranilate synthase component I, with protein sequence METPVSLFAKWGGTEAKHSFLLESVEGGENVGRNSFLGKDPYRLLYGKNGLFYVSKRKEPETEIITYDPLFLLEYSMGDDKYVPDHRLPSFQGGAVGFLSFGAVRYYEKIPDTKPEDEPAPDVYFALYDEVLVVDHVDRLLRIVVNARLSEYEDPKACYEATLERIDAIEKEIREGELPGWVKHPLVTKEKLEYTPNIPDEDYKKAVQKAKEYIYAGDIFQVVPSRKLEFRPGVPPFQVYRGLRTVNPSPYMYFLKLDDISLVGSSPEIMVKCKDRKTYLRPIAGTRPRGANPEADKLLEENLLADPKEIAEHIMLVDLGRNDLGRVCEAGSVRVEDFKIIEKYSHVMHIVSQCSGILEEGKSVYDLLRATLPAGTVSGAPKIRAMEIIDELERTRRGIYSGALGYISYQGDTDMAIVIRTISFYGEKAFVQAGGGVVYDSSPEGELEETKNKMAALLRAVDFARNGLKGEWNR